A stretch of Patescibacteria group bacterium DNA encodes these proteins:
- a CDS encoding HNH endonuclease, translating to MTKQNYEDYWKLTVEYTDINDDKFIGTLQTIVDFINKNDTSQYSSKMYKQLQEVVYKKYPKKDMGSVRKSINQFVKLGFINYELKTYNDSTIEFLEARTKRKRKSIFSKIVYSNSSFNSSVTEYSNQKEINFLLKTLEEIGKLDKKDVVGLMTVNIPSIKKGFLEKDEIKIVREKAEKISFIKRKYNQVGYLWNFLKKLDDLVIINNELYFEEDAQVIFGEELKIGVKTRDAYLHRIYKNLLKNETDEKIGDIKCMLEKLSYPSLVASHIKPFIKSKDDEAYDPNNGLLLSRNMDMLFDQGYISFKNNGQIIFSRQLKTDVIKYLKSYRLDEIFINNKRLQYFDYHRKNILRIQ from the coding sequence ATGACTAAGCAAAATTATGAAGATTATTGGAAATTGACTGTTGAATATACAGACATTAATGATGATAAATTTATTGGGACATTGCAGACAATAGTAGATTTTATAAATAAAAATGATACTTCTCAATATTCTTCAAAAATGTATAAACAATTACAAGAAGTCGTTTATAAAAAGTATCCAAAAAAAGATATGGGTTCTGTTAGAAAAAGTATTAATCAATTTGTAAAACTTGGTTTCATAAATTATGAATTAAAAACTTACAATGATTCTACAATCGAATTTTTAGAAGCAAGAACCAAGAGAAAAAGAAAATCTATTTTTTCTAAAATTGTTTATTCAAATTCTAGTTTTAACAGTTCGGTAACAGAATATTCAAATCAAAAAGAGATAAACTTTCTTTTAAAAACTCTTGAGGAAATTGGAAAATTAGATAAAAAAGACGTTGTCGGTTTGATGACAGTAAATATACCAAGTATCAAAAAAGGTTTTTTAGAAAAAGACGAGATTAAAATAGTAAGAGAAAAAGCTGAAAAAATAAGTTTTATAAAAAGAAAATATAACCAAGTGGGATATCTATGGAATTTTTTGAAAAAACTTGACGATTTAGTGATTATTAATAATGAATTATATTTTGAAGAAGATGCTCAGGTAATTTTTGGAGAAGAATTAAAGATTGGGGTAAAGACAAGAGATGCTTACTTACACAGAATTTATAAAAATTTATTGAAGAATGAGACTGATGAAAAAATAGGAGACATAAAATGTATGTTAGAAAAATTATCTTATCCTTCTTTGGTAGCAAGCCATATTAAGCCTTTTATAAAATCCAAAGATGATGAGGCGTATGACCCAAATAATGGATTATTATTAAGTAGAAACATGGATATGTTATTTGATCAGGGATATATATCTTTTAAAAATAATGGACAAATAATTTTTTCAAGACAGTTAAAAACAGATGTAATAAAATATTTGAAAAGTTATAGATTAGATGAAATATTTATTAATAATAAAAGATTGCAATATTTTGATTATCATAGAAAAAATATTTTAAGAATTCAATAA
- a CDS encoding DNA adenine methylase yields the protein MITIDNSKREEMNILFKNKFPRVNFIGNKEKLAKWICDYFPKDAESVFDAFSGGCSMGYEAKKRGYKIISNDILKVNYLLSKSLIENNQEMLTNEDVENIFFGKPMKGFMYKNYADVLFFSEECMELDLYRKNIENLLSDYKKAMALTLLRRSMIRKMPYSRFNINWNKIKQLRNEKYSYKKYKRKRAYHNESFKNHFLKNLNDYNKAVFDNQKNNKSYNEDIFFVLNKISADIIYLDPPYTGTMNNYFGFYGIIDEYIESKKLKPFKNNFIDKKSSSLLFNKLFYSLSNYKYWFLSYNNNSYPSKENLLDIIKRYSKNIEVVEKPHIYKVTGKEKKQKNTEYLFIIKNNRI from the coding sequence ATGATTACAATAGATAATAGCAAAAGAGAAGAAATGAATATTCTGTTTAAAAATAAATTTCCAAGAGTTAATTTTATAGGAAATAAAGAAAAATTAGCAAAATGGATATGTGATTATTTTCCAAAAGATGCAGAGTCTGTTTTTGATGCTTTTTCAGGAGGATGTTCTATGGGCTACGAAGCAAAAAAAAGAGGATACAAAATTATAAGCAATGATATTTTGAAAGTCAATTATCTGCTTTCAAAATCACTCATTGAAAATAATCAAGAAATGTTAACAAATGAGGATGTAGAAAATATTTTTTTTGGGAAACCAATGAAAGGTTTTATGTATAAAAATTATGCAGATGTTCTTTTTTTTTCAGAAGAGTGTATGGAGTTAGATCTATATAGAAAAAATATAGAAAATTTATTATCAGATTATAAAAAGGCGATGGCTTTGACATTGTTGAGGAGATCGATGATTAGAAAAATGCCATATTCAAGATTTAATATTAATTGGAATAAAATAAAACAATTAAGAAACGAAAAATACAGTTATAAAAAATATAAGAGGAAAAGAGCATATCATAATGAATCGTTTAAAAATCATTTTTTGAAAAATCTTAATGATTACAATAAGGCAGTTTTTGATAATCAAAAAAATAATAAATCATATAATGAAGATATATTTTTTGTATTAAATAAAATAAGTGCTGATATTATTTATTTAGATCCCCCATATACAGGGACAATGAATAATTATTTTGGTTTTTATGGAATAATTGATGAATATATTGAATCTAAAAAGTTAAAACCTTTTAAAAACAATTTTATTGATAAAAAATCATCATCATTATTATTTAATAAATTATTTTATAGTTTATCTAATTATAAATATTGGTTTTTAAGTTACAACAATAACTCATATCCAAGCAAAGAGAATTTATTAGATATAATAAAGAGATATTCAAAAAATATAGAAGTTGTTGAAAAACCACATATTTATAAAGTTACGGGGAAAGAAAAAAAACAAAAGAATACAGAATATTTATTTATTATTAAAAATAATAGGATCTAA
- a CDS encoding manganese-dependent inorganic pyrophosphatase: protein MTYITGHRPPDLDSVAGAISFANFKNKLEKTNQYKAIIASKVNQETAYILKKFNFKTPTLVKNAKGKNLILVDHNEFSQAINGVEKANIIEILDHHKVNFKYDKPIVFEVKPWGSVCSIIAEKYFKNKIKISKEMAGFMLSAILVDTVITKSPTCTLKDIEIIKKLARLAKITDWKKFGMEIFKVRSSLVNLSLKEIIKSDFKDFDFKAGKFGIGQVETADLSEIKLLEDKLLLELEKIKKLEKYHTVILFITDIIKGGSEFLVASNEQQKVGKALGAKLKNNSVYLKGVISRKKQVTPKLAKIFDR, encoded by the coding sequence ATGACATACATCACAGGGCATAGGCCGCCTGATTTGGACAGCGTTGCCGGCGCCATATCTTTCGCGAATTTTAAAAATAAATTAGAAAAAACAAATCAATACAAAGCCATTATCGCTTCAAAAGTAAATCAAGAAACAGCCTATATTTTAAAAAAATTTAATTTTAAAACGCCGACATTAGTAAAAAACGCGAAAGGAAAAAATTTGATTTTAGTCGATCATAATGAGTTTTCGCAAGCAATTAACGGAGTAGAAAAAGCTAATATTATTGAAATTTTAGATCATCACAAGGTTAATTTTAAATACGACAAGCCGATTGTTTTTGAAGTTAAGCCTTGGGGGTCTGTCTGCTCTATTATTGCTGAGAAATATTTTAAAAATAAAATCAAAATCAGCAAGGAAATGGCAGGGTTTATGCTGTCTGCTATTTTAGTTGATACTGTGATTACAAAATCGCCGACTTGCACGCTAAAAGATATAGAGATAATAAAAAAGTTGGCGCGATTGGCTAAAATTACTGATTGGAAAAAATTTGGAATGGAAATTTTTAAAGTTCGTTCCAGCTTGGTTAATCTTTCTTTAAAAGAAATTATAAAAAGCGATTTTAAAGATTTTGATTTTAAGGCGGGAAAATTCGGAATAGGACAGGTTGAAACAGCTGATTTAAGCGAGATTAAACTTCTTGAAGATAAACTTTTATTAGAATTAGAAAAAATAAAAAAATTAGAAAAATATCATACTGTAATATTATTTATCACTGATATTATAAAAGGAGGGTCAGAATTTCTTGTCGCAAGCAATGAACAACAAAAAGTTGGAAAAGCCTTAGGCGCGAAATTAAAAAATAATAGTGTTTATTTAAAAGGAGTTATTTCCAGGAAAAAACAGGTCACGCCAAAACTTGCCAAAATTTTTGACAGATAA